The Azospirillum baldaniorum genome segment GCCGTAGTCGGTGTTGGTGGTGGCCATGGTCGTCGTCCTTCGCTGGAATGGCTGCGGCTGGTCTGAATCAGGCTTGGATGTCGACGCGGCCCGGGGCCAGCGTCAGGGTGTAGGCAGCCTGAGCATCCTCCACTTCGCCCGTGCCGCCGCCGAGGCCGCGGCCCCGCCGGCCAGAGCCGCCTTGCCGTCCCGAGTCCTGGAACGATTGGCCGCCTTCGCCGCGCAGGCTGAAGTTGAGGCTGTTGCTGTCCGCCTTCAGCCCGGCATCTTGCAAGGCGCGTTCCAGATTGCGGCTGTCCCGCTGGAGCAGTTCGAGGGTTTGGGCCTTTTCCACGGCGACCGACGCGGTGACCCGTCCGTCCTGGCCGATTTCCAGCTTGATGTCGATGCGGCCCAGCTCGGCGGGGCGCAGGTTGATGGTGAAGTGGTCGTTGCCGTCCGACACGTTCTTGCTGATGTGGACGGCCACCTGATCCTGCACGCCCATCGGCAGGCCGGCGGACCCGCGGGACGGGCGAAGCTGGGCGGTGGTCAGCCCTGCCTCCACGCCGCTCGCCGTGTGCACCCCTTCGATCCCGGCGAAGACCGGGTGGGTCGGGGTCGCGGGGTGGGGCGTGCCGTCGGCCGGCGGCGGCGTGTCCGCGGCGGCCGCCGCAGCGGCGGCGGTCAGGAACGCGCTTTGCCCGGCAGGCTTTGCCGGGTCGGCAACCGGTGCCTGGGGGGCCGGCGGCTGCGCCAGGCCGGCGTTGCCGTTCGGGTCCGGGTTGCCGCGGTTGCCGGCGTTGGCCCCGGCATCGCCGTCCGCCCCGGTCCGGGTCGAGCCCTTGGCCTTGGCCGCGGCGAGATCGGTCAGGGATTGCGGCAGCGGCGCGCTGTCGTCGTTCGGCAAGTCGGCAACGGGGAGGGCGCCGGGGGACAGCGCGTCGGCGGCCTTCGCCGGCTTGTCCTTGGCGGCGGCGTCCTTGGCCTCGGCGTGGGGTGCGAGGATCTCGGTCTGCGGGCCGCCCGCCGGGCCGGCCGGTGCCGGCACGGCGTCCGCCATCGTCGGGGACGCTTCCGCGACCGGCTTGGCCGCCGCGGCGGCCTTCACGGATTCGTCGGAGGTGACCTTGACCTTGCCATCCTGATGAGGAGCGGCGGCGGTTGCCAAGGCGGCGGCCAAGGCTGCAGCGGTCTCGGCGGTCTCGGCGGTCTCGGCGGTCGGGGCGGCGGAAGGAGCATCCGCGTCGTCAGGAGTCGGAGCGCCGGGTGATGTGGCCTCGACCGCACCGTCTTCCGTCGTCGTGTTCGCCGCTTCGTCATCCGGCGTGCCGATGGCAAGCGGGGCGACGGCCAGCGACAGGGCGGCATCGATGCCGGTCAGGGTGGTGGACTGGTCGGCGGTCACCAGTTCCACGGTGGTCTCGGTTACGGTGACGGTCAGATCGAGGATCACAGCCTTGCCATTCCCGTCCTCCGCGGGCTGATTGCCGGCCCCATCCTGTGTGGTGCCGTCATCCATCGCGCCGTCGGTCTGGTCCAGCGAAACGTCCTCCGGCGTGTCGGCGCGGACGGTGGCATCGGCGAGCGCCGGCTGTCCGGCGGTGTCGTCCCGTGCCGTCTTGGCGCCGGCGGCCTTCGCATCCTTGGCAGCGGCGTGGTTCGCGACGGCAGCCTCGCGCCGTTCGGTGCGCGCTGCGTGTGCGTCATCCCCGGCCTTGGCCGCGTCGGACGCGCGGGCGTCCTTGCGTTCGGCGGCGCGTTCGGCGGCGCGCTGTGCTGCGGCCTGGGTGGTGGCGTCGGGGGACTGGCGCGGCTTGGCGGGCTCCGCGCGGATGGGTTCGGGGCGGGGGGGCGGGCTCCGCTCCGTGGCCTTGCGCTCCGCGGCCCGGTTGGCGGCGTCCCGGTTGGCGGCGGCCTGTTCGGCGGCACCCGCCGCGACGTTGCGCCGTTCCTGGGCGGTGGCCTCCGCCTGGACCTGATCGCGCTTGCGGGTGGAGGCCTCGCTGATCAGCCGGTCCATCATCGAGGCGAACTTGTCGCTTCGCGGGGCCGTGTTCTGGCTGGAGGAGGTCTGGCCCCGGACCAGG includes the following:
- a CDS encoding flagellar hook-length control protein FliK, encoding MAIQTNSAPSAFESLVRGQTSSSQNTAPRSDKFASMMDRLISEASTRKRDQVQAEATAQERRNVAAGAAEQAAANRDAANRAAERKATERSPPPRPEPIRAEPAKPRQSPDATTQAAAQRAAERAAERKDARASDAAKAGDDAHAARTERREAAVANHAAAKDAKAAGAKTARDDTAGQPALADATVRADTPEDVSLDQTDGAMDDGTTQDGAGNQPAEDGNGKAVILDLTVTVTETTVELVTADQSTTLTGIDAALSLAVAPLAIGTPDDEAANTTTEDGAVEATSPGAPTPDDADAPSAAPTAETAETAETAAALAAALATAAAPHQDGKVKVTSDESVKAAAAAKPVAEASPTMADAVPAPAGPAGGPQTEILAPHAEAKDAAAKDKPAKAADALSPGALPVADLPNDDSAPLPQSLTDLAAAKAKGSTRTGADGDAGANAGNRGNPDPNGNAGLAQPPAPQAPVADPAKPAGQSAFLTAAAAAAAADTPPPADGTPHPATPTHPVFAGIEGVHTASGVEAGLTTAQLRPSRGSAGLPMGVQDQVAVHISKNVSDGNDHFTINLRPAELGRIDIKLEIGQDGRVTASVAVEKAQTLELLQRDSRNLERALQDAGLKADSNSLNFSLRGEGGQSFQDSGRQGGSGRRGRGLGGGTGEVEDAQAAYTLTLAPGRVDIQA